From the Leptospira barantonii genome, the window TCTTGAAAACCGGTTATGGAGAAGGATTTACTCGATTGAGTGAGGCGGTGAGGGAGTATGTAACCCTCCTCGATGAGGAAGAGGGTACATAACTAATCTTTAAAGTGATTTTTAAGGATAATTAACCGTAGATTTTAACGATCGTACGAATCAGATCCTTGTATTTTCCGTCTTTCAGATAGTAAAAGACTTGGTTGGATTCTTTTCTGCTGGAAAGAATTCCGTTGATCTTCATTTTGCTGAGGTGCTGAGAAGCCGCAGATTGGCTGATTCCCAGTAAATCCACGAGTTCACCTACGCTGTGTTCTTTCTGAGATAGGAAGAAAAGAATCTGCAAACGGTCAGGGTGAGCTATCCCCTTGATCCCACGAATTGCGGATTCTAACTGGTTTTTCTTTAATGCTGATTTTTCTTTAGACATTGTTTTACTCTTATTTATATTTCTAAAAGAAGATGCTTTTTCTTTTTAGACCAAAATACCAAATTTAGTTTATTCAATTTTAGTAATCTAGTAAATCAAAATTCGGTAAATTACGGTCTATTATATTATAATTTTATCTTAGTGTAAAGTTATTTTCTTAAAAAAACGATTTCCGATTAAATTTTTACTCCACCTGAAATTTCTAATATAACTCCGGACACTAAATCGTTGTTAGCAATGAACTCAGCAGTGAGAGCAATCTCATGCGGTTCTCCTAATCTACCGATCGGTATCAACGCTTCCCATTTTTTTAATGCTTCAGGATTCATATCCTTCATAACCATTTCTGTTTTTATAAATCCGGGCGCAATACCTGCCACACGAATGCCGTATCTACTTAACTCTTTTGCCCACAGTTTTGTCATTGCGGCGACTCCGGCTTTTGCGGCGGAATAGTTTGTTTGTCCCGGGTTTCCATGCATAGCAACGGATGCAATTGGAATGATAACACCTTTACTTTTGCTTTCTATCATTTGAATAGCGGCTTCTCTTGCGGTTAAGAATACTCCGGTTAAGTTGACGTCTATTACCGATTGCCAATTTGAGAGTGACATCTTCGAAACTACTTTACCGGTTTCTTTATCTGTTTTTACTAATAAACCGTCTCTTAAAATTCCCGCGTTTAAAACGACAACGTCCAAACTTCCGAATTGTTTCACCGCAGACTGCATAAGCTTTTCTGCATCTTC encodes:
- a CDS encoding ArsR/SmtB family transcription factor, yielding MSKEKSALKKNQLESAIRGIKGIAHPDRLQILFFLSQKEHSVGELVDLLGISQSAASQHLSKMKINGILSSRKESNQVFYYLKDGKYKDLIRTIVKIYG
- a CDS encoding SDR family oxidoreductase produces the protein MDIKGKTVLVTGSAGGLGKAMAEHFAKKGAKIVLSDISEEKLKEAEKDIKALGAEVFSFKADVSKEEDAEKLMQSAVKQFGSLDVVVLNAGILRDGLLVKTDKETGKVVSKMSLSNWQSVIDVNLTGVFLTAREAAIQMIESKSKGVIIPIASVAMHGNPGQTNYSAAKAGVAAMTKLWAKELSRYGIRVAGIAPGFIKTEMVMKDMNPEALKKWEALIPIGRLGEPHEIALTAEFIANNDLVSGVILEISGGVKI